AGCGCACGCAACCTCGCCGCGCTCGTGCTCGCGGTCCCGGGCGTCTACGTCCTCACCGGCGTGCACCTCGAGGGCGAGGCGCTGGGCGTCGCGCTGGCCGCCGCCAACGCGCTGCTCTTCGCCGCCTACATCGCCCTCGCGCACCGCGCGAGCCGGCTCGCGGCGCTCGACGGCGTCGACGGCCTCGCCGCGTCGATGGTCGTGGCGACGGTCGCGGTCTCCCCCGTCGCGCTCGCCGACGCGCTCCCCGCGTTCACCGACCCCGTCGCGCTCGCCGCGGGGGCGGGCGTGGCGGTCTGCTCGTCGGTGGTCCCGTACGTCGCCGACCAGCGCGCGATGGCTGCGCTGTCCCGTGCGGGCTACGCGCTGCTCGTCGCGCTCCTGCCCGCCACCGCCACGGTCATCGGCCTCGTCGTCCTCGCGCAGGTCCCGTCGGCCACGGACCTCCTGGGCGTCGGCCTGGTCGTCGCCGGCGTCGCCCTGCACCGCGACGGCGGCTAGAGGCCGTCCTGCTGGGCGCGCAGCCAGAACGCCGCGGCCTCGACGCGGTTGGCCGCGCCGAGCTTGCGCAGGACGTGCTTGACGTGGCTCTTGGCCGTCTCGTCGGCGATGAAGAGCCGCTCGGCGATCTGGGCGTTCGACGCACCGCCGGCCAGCAGGGCGAGCACCTCGCGCTCACGCGGGGACAGCGACGCCACGGGCCCCTCCTCGAGCTCCGGCGTCGGGCCGCCGAGCAGCGCCTCGGCGGTGCGCATCGCGGCGCTGGGCTCGTCGCCGTGGGAGACGAGCTCGACCCCCGCCTCGCGGTAGTCGCTGACGACCGCCTGCGCGCGGCGCAGCAGCCGCTGGAGCTCCTCGCCCTGGGCCTGCAGCCGCTCGGCGAGGCGGTTGCGCTCGATGGCCAGGCCCAGGCCCTCGGCGAACGCCCACAGCGCGTCGCGGTCGACCTCGTCCACCCGCCGCGGCTTGTGGCGGTGGTCGGCGTGCACGAAGCCGATGACGCGGCCCTCGGGGAGGATCGGCGCGGCGACGTAGGAGTGCGTGTCGTAGACCTCGGCCAGCGGCTTGAACGTCCGCGGGTTGTCCATCACGTCTTGCACGGTCATCGGGATGCGCCGGCGGACCATCTCGCGCTCGAGCACCTGGTCGCGCAGCTGGAGCGGGAAGCGCCGCGAGAAGGCCAGCAGGCGCTCGGCGGTCGCGGGGTCGCCGTCGACGTGGAAGCTCTCGGCGATGAGCTCGGGACCGCGCACCTGGTAGACGACGCAGCGGTCGAAGCCGCAGGCGCCGCAGACCTCCTGCGGAGCGCGGGCGATCAGCCCCTCGACCGTGCGCACCCGGCGCAGCCGGGCCAGCGCCTCGTGCACCGCCGCGAGCGTGTCCAGGCGCCGGCGCAGCTCGAGCTCGACGCCGCCCTCGGCGCCGCCGGACGGCGTGCCGGCGTCGTCGGCGGGCGGCCACGGGGGCAGGCGCGCCATCGCGGCGGCGAGCTCCTCGCGCAGCGTCGCGGTCTCGACCACGAAGCGACGCTAGACCATCGCCGCGCGCTCGTGGGCCGGGTCGTCGGTGAGCGGCGGGGCCTGCGCGGCGGGGACGTGGGCCGGCAGGTCCGGCCCCGGCCGCCAGGCGTTGCGGCCGAGCCGCGCGCGCAGCGCCCGCTGCGCCCTGCCGTGCGCGTTGCCCACGTGCCAGACGAGGTGCGCGCTCAGCGGGAACGAGGCGTTCCAGAACGTCCGCGGCGCGGGGTCTCGCGGCGCCGGCTCGGCCAGCTCGACCTCGGCGGCGACGTAGCCCTCGCCGTCGGCGTAGGCCATCCGCGCCAGCGGCAGGCCGTCGGCGTCGCAGACCTGCGTCTCGCCGAGCATCCGCGTGCGCCACCGAACCCCCGGCGCCATCGGCGTGGCCATGTCGAGCTCCCCGACGTGCGAGGGCTGGGCGACGGGCACGCCGAGCATCCGCGCGACGCGCCCCGGCAGCTCTCGCGCGTACTGCACGAGGAGCTCCTCGTCGCGGGCGAACCACGGCCGCGTGAGCGGCCAGCTCGGGTACGAGAGGAAGTGCATCCCGCCGCCGAGCAGGCGGACGCGGCCGCGCAGGCGCTCGACGGTCCGGGTCCTGCCCCACTCCCAGCCGCACGCCAGGCCGATCGGCCCGAGCGCGGTCTGCGCGACCCCGTCGTCGCCGGGCACGCCGGGGCTCGAGTACGCGTTCTCCCAGAACGACGGCAGGTCCTTGTCGTGCAGGTGGATCGCGCCGTCGGGCTCGCACAGCGCGTAGGTCCCGCGGACCTCGTCGCCACGCACCGCCAGGAAGCCGCCGCCGACGAGGCAGCCGTGCTCGCGGGCCAGGCGGCGCAGGACCTCCAGCGGCGCGCCGAGCAGCGGCCGGGCGACGTGGTGCATCTGCGGGCCGTAGGCGTTGGGGGAGGTCATCGCCTCGGGCAGGAAGACCGCGTCCGGCTGGTGCTCG
The DNA window shown above is from Conexibacter sp. SYSU D00693 and carries:
- a CDS encoding LuxR C-terminal-related transcriptional regulator produces the protein MVETATLREELAAAMARLPPWPPADDAGTPSGGAEGGVELELRRRLDTLAAVHEALARLRRVRTVEGLIARAPQEVCGACGFDRCVVYQVRGPELIAESFHVDGDPATAERLLAFSRRFPLQLRDQVLEREMVRRRIPMTVQDVMDNPRTFKPLAEVYDTHSYVAAPILPEGRVIGFVHADHRHKPRRVDEVDRDALWAFAEGLGLAIERNRLAERLQAQGEELQRLLRRAQAVVSDYREAGVELVSHGDEPSAAMRTAEALLGGPTPELEEGPVASLSPREREVLALLAGGASNAQIAERLFIADETAKSHVKHVLRKLGAANRVEAAAFWLRAQQDGL
- a CDS encoding carbon-nitrogen hydrolase family protein; protein product: MTRVVAIQPRLRLGEVEHNLRRVEDLVRQAAREHQPDAVFLPEAMTSPNAYGPQMHHVARPLLGAPLEVLRRLAREHGCLVGGGFLAVRGDEVRGTYALCEPDGAIHLHDKDLPSFWENAYSSPGVPGDDGVAQTALGPIGLACGWEWGRTRTVERLRGRVRLLGGGMHFLSYPSWPLTRPWFARDEELLVQYARELPGRVARMLGVPVAQPSHVGELDMATPMAPGVRWRTRMLGETQVCDADGLPLARMAYADGEGYVAAEVELAEPAPRDPAPRTFWNASFPLSAHLVWHVGNAHGRAQRALRARLGRNAWRPGPDLPAHVPAAQAPPLTDDPAHERAAMV
- a CDS encoding DMT family transporter, yielding MPSIGHSVEPRRRRASRTVPPQGWFLVSATFHYLGPAFAVLLFARLDVLGVAWLRIAVAAALLAAWRRPWRALAQLDRAGRRLLVAWGAVLAAMNCCFYLAIDRLPLATVAAVEFAPVVVLAALGVRSARNLAALVLAVPGVYVLTGVHLEGEALGVALAAANALLFAAYIALAHRASRLAALDGVDGLAASMVVATVAVSPVALADALPAFTDPVALAAGAGVAVCSSVVPYVADQRAMAALSRAGYALLVALLPATATVIGLVVLAQVPSATDLLGVGLVVAGVALHRDGG